In Vibrio japonicus, one DNA window encodes the following:
- the rsmH gene encoding 16S rRNA (cytosine(1402)-N(4))-methyltransferase RsmH, whose amino-acid sequence MTEAFKHISVLLHESIDGLAIKPDGTYIDGTFGRGGHSRQILSKLGENGRLFSIDRDPQAIAEAKTIDDPRFTIIHGPFSGMADYAQEYDLIGKVDGVLLDLGVSSPQLDDAERGFSFMKDGPLDMRMDPTSGIPVSQWLMEADLDDITWVIREFGEDKHARRIAKAIVAYRENEENEPLTRTGQLAKLISDAAPKSFKEKKHPATRSFQAFRIYINSELEEIDTALKGAASILAPEGRLSVISFHSLEDRMVKRFIRKESKGPEVPHGIPLTEEQIKALGSANLKAIGKAIKPSKQEIELNTRSRSSVLRIAEKL is encoded by the coding sequence ATGACCGAAGCATTTAAACATATTTCTGTACTACTTCATGAATCTATCGATGGATTGGCCATTAAGCCTGACGGTACGTACATCGATGGTACATTCGGTCGTGGTGGCCATAGCCGCCAAATCTTGTCTAAGTTAGGTGAAAATGGGCGTTTGTTCAGTATCGACCGTGATCCACAAGCTATCGCGGAAGCAAAAACGATAGATGACCCGCGTTTCACCATTATTCATGGCCCATTTTCAGGCATGGCTGACTACGCACAAGAGTATGATCTTATTGGTAAGGTGGATGGCGTGCTACTTGACCTTGGCGTTTCGTCCCCACAGTTGGATGATGCGGAGCGTGGCTTTAGTTTTATGAAAGATGGCCCGCTGGACATGCGTATGGACCCGACATCCGGAATTCCTGTATCCCAATGGCTGATGGAAGCGGATCTTGATGACATCACTTGGGTGATTCGTGAGTTTGGTGAAGATAAGCACGCGCGTCGCATTGCGAAAGCGATCGTGGCTTATCGTGAAAATGAAGAAAACGAACCTCTCACTCGTACAGGTCAATTAGCCAAACTTATCTCTGATGCGGCTCCAAAAAGCTTCAAAGAGAAAAAACATCCAGCGACCCGCTCTTTTCAGGCTTTTCGGATATACATCAACAGCGAATTAGAAGAGATTGATACCGCACTTAAAGGCGCTGCAAGTATTCTTGCACCTGAAGGGCGATTATCTGTAATCAGCTTCCACTCACTGGAAGATCGCATGGTTAAGCGATTCATTCGTAAAGAGAGTAAGGGACCGGAAGTGCCTCATGGTATTCCGCTAACCGAAGAGCAGATTAAAGCCCTTGGAAGTGCGAATCTAAAAGCCATTGGGAAAGCAATTAAACCATCTAAACAAGAGATTGAGCTTAACACTCGTTCTCGAAGCTCAGTATTACGTATCGCAGAAAAACTCTAG
- the mraY gene encoding phospho-N-acetylmuramoyl-pentapeptide-transferase, translating into MIIWLAELLQPYFSFFRLFEYLSFRAIVSVLTALGISLWMGPRMIRRLQMLQIGQVVRNEGPESHFSKRGTPTMGGIMILTAIVTTILLWTDLSNPYVWAVLAVLIGYGAVGFVDDYRKVVRKNTDGLIARWKYFWQSAIALVVAFALYAHGKDTAATQLVVPFFKDIMPQLGLMYIVLTYFVIVGTSNAVNLTDGLDGLAIMPTVLVAAGFAAIAWATGNVNFANYLHIPYVPEASELVVVCTAIVGAGLGFLWFNTYPAQVFMGDVGSLALGGALGTIAVLVRQEFVLVIMGGVFVMETLSVILQVGSYKLRGQRIFRMAPIHHHYELKGWPEPRVIVRFWIISIVLVLIGLATLKVR; encoded by the coding sequence ATGATCATTTGGCTTGCAGAGCTTCTACAGCCATATTTTTCATTCTTCCGCTTATTCGAATATCTATCATTCAGAGCGATTGTTAGCGTGTTAACCGCATTGGGCATTTCTTTATGGATGGGCCCGCGCATGATTCGTCGCTTGCAAATGCTGCAGATTGGTCAGGTCGTTCGAAACGAAGGACCCGAGTCGCACTTCAGTAAGCGTGGTACACCAACGATGGGTGGTATCATGATCCTAACTGCGATTGTCACCACAATACTGCTGTGGACGGACTTGTCCAACCCTTATGTATGGGCGGTTTTGGCTGTTCTTATTGGTTATGGCGCGGTGGGCTTTGTGGATGATTACCGTAAAGTGGTACGTAAAAACACAGACGGCCTGATTGCGCGTTGGAAATACTTCTGGCAGTCCGCAATTGCACTGGTTGTGGCTTTTGCGCTATACGCCCATGGTAAAGATACAGCAGCAACACAATTGGTCGTGCCATTCTTTAAAGACATTATGCCGCAACTGGGCTTGATGTATATCGTACTAACATATTTCGTGATAGTTGGCACCAGTAACGCCGTTAACTTAACCGATGGCCTTGATGGATTGGCAATTATGCCGACCGTTTTGGTGGCTGCCGGTTTTGCTGCGATTGCCTGGGCAACGGGTAACGTTAACTTTGCGAACTACTTACATATCCCATATGTGCCAGAAGCATCAGAACTGGTTGTCGTATGTACTGCGATTGTAGGCGCTGGTTTGGGTTTCTTGTGGTTTAACACCTATCCAGCACAAGTCTTTATGGGCGATGTAGGTTCTCTGGCTCTAGGTGGCGCGCTGGGTACGATTGCGGTTTTGGTCCGTCAAGAGTTTGTTCTTGTCATTATGGGCGGTGTTTTTGTTATGGAAACATTGTCAGTTATCTTGCAGGTAGGTTCGTACAAACTGCGTGGTCAGCGCATCTTCCGTATGGCACCTATCCACCATCATTACGAGCTGAAAGGCTGGCCAGAGCCTCGAGTGATTGTTCGTTTCTGGATTATCTCTATTGTTCTTGTTCTGATTGGTTTAGCGACGCTAAAAGTACGTTAA
- the murD gene encoding UDP-N-acetylmuramoyl-L-alanine--D-glutamate ligase: MTMDRWQNIHSVVVVGLGITGLSVVKYLAKLPNELTIKVIDTRENPPGQDALPDGVELHSGGWNLEWLLAADLVVTNPGIALATPEIQQVLAADIPVVGDIELFAWSVEKPVIAITGSNGKSTVTDLTGVVAKATGLKVGVGGNIGVPALELLNEDADLYVLELSSFQLETTSSLNLKAAAFLNLSEDHMDRYEGMEDYRQAKLRIFDHAESCIVNADDRATYPENTKDNLVEFSLTQATQFGVADIEGREFICRNGKPLLATDELTLVGRHNVANVLVVLALLLESGIDVEQGMNALKSYNGLTHRCQIVADNHGVKWVNDSKATNVASTLAALSGLSLQGKLYLLVGGVGKGADFSELAPVFSTLDLQLCCFGEDGDQFMSLHPSARRFDTLEQIVEWVSPKLENGDMVLLSPACASFDQFSNFMARGDAFTELAKTYA, translated from the coding sequence ATGACCATGGATCGTTGGCAAAATATTCATAGTGTCGTTGTAGTAGGGCTCGGTATCACCGGGCTCTCTGTCGTTAAATACCTGGCAAAATTGCCTAACGAATTAACGATTAAAGTCATTGATACACGAGAGAATCCACCTGGACAAGATGCGTTGCCTGATGGGGTAGAACTGCATTCAGGGGGCTGGAATCTAGAATGGTTGCTCGCGGCTGACTTGGTTGTGACAAATCCGGGGATCGCGTTGGCGACGCCTGAAATTCAGCAAGTGTTGGCCGCAGACATTCCTGTTGTTGGTGATATTGAGCTTTTCGCTTGGAGCGTAGAGAAGCCGGTTATTGCGATCACTGGCTCTAACGGCAAAAGCACCGTAACCGATCTGACCGGGGTTGTGGCGAAAGCGACAGGTCTGAAAGTGGGAGTGGGTGGTAACATCGGAGTACCAGCGTTGGAGCTGTTAAATGAAGACGCTGATCTATACGTTCTGGAGCTTTCGAGCTTTCAGCTGGAGACGACCTCCTCGCTTAACCTAAAGGCAGCAGCATTTCTCAACCTTTCTGAAGATCATATGGACCGATATGAAGGCATGGAAGATTATCGCCAAGCTAAACTTCGTATCTTTGATCATGCTGAATCCTGCATTGTGAACGCTGATGACCGAGCGACTTATCCTGAGAATACAAAGGACAATCTGGTTGAATTTAGCCTGACACAAGCCACGCAATTTGGCGTCGCAGATATTGAGGGCAGAGAGTTTATTTGCCGAAATGGAAAACCATTATTGGCGACGGATGAGTTGACACTGGTTGGTCGACACAACGTAGCAAACGTACTAGTGGTGTTAGCATTGTTGCTTGAGTCTGGCATTGATGTTGAGCAGGGAATGAATGCACTCAAGTCTTACAACGGCTTGACACATCGCTGCCAGATAGTTGCGGATAATCATGGTGTTAAGTGGGTGAACGATTCTAAGGCTACCAACGTTGCTAGTACCTTGGCAGCACTTTCAGGCCTGAGCTTGCAAGGAAAGCTCTATTTACTGGTAGGTGGTGTTGGTAAGGGCGCAGATTTCTCTGAATTGGCACCGGTTTTCTCTACTTTAGATTTACAGCTGTGTTGCTTTGGGGAAGATGGCGATCAATTTATGTCTCTCCATCCTAGCGCGCGTCGCTTTGATACATTAGAGCAGATCGTGGAGTGGGTATCGCCAAAGTTGGAGAATGGAGATATGGTATTACTTTCCCCTGCGTGTGCCAGTTTCGATCAGTTTAGCAACTTTATGGCTCGTGGTGACGCATTCACTGAACTTGCAAAGACTTACGCCTAA
- the murG gene encoding undecaprenyldiphospho-muramoylpentapeptide beta-N-acetylglucosaminyltransferase, translated as MKENKKLMVMAGGTGGHVFPGLAVAKKLQEQGWDIRWLGTADRMEAELVPKHGIEVDFIKVKGLRGQGLGRLIKAPFQIINAILQAKAHMKRWKPDAVLGMGGYVSGPGGIAAWLLGIPVVLHEQNAVAGLTNQWLSKIAKKVFQAFPGAFSNAPVVGNPVREDVVSILPPRERLSNRNGNIRILVMGGSQGAQILNRTLPEVMSKLGEGYEIRHQAGKNNQQEVQSAYSKQDVEHAEVVEFIDDVAAAYQWADLLVCRSGALTVSEVSAAGVGAIFIPFMHKDRQQALNADHLVECGAAKMIEQQELTVDKLTAQIRTLDRSTLMSMANKAREAAKLDADQVVADAIIALTK; from the coding sequence ATGAAAGAAAATAAAAAATTAATGGTAATGGCTGGTGGCACTGGGGGGCACGTATTCCCAGGATTGGCTGTTGCAAAAAAGCTTCAAGAACAAGGCTGGGATATTCGCTGGTTAGGCACCGCGGATCGTATGGAAGCTGAACTCGTACCAAAGCATGGTATTGAGGTCGATTTTATTAAAGTCAAAGGTCTCCGAGGCCAAGGTTTAGGGCGTTTGATTAAGGCTCCGTTTCAGATCATTAATGCTATTTTGCAAGCTAAAGCGCACATGAAACGCTGGAAGCCAGATGCTGTTTTAGGCATGGGTGGCTATGTTAGTGGCCCCGGTGGTATCGCGGCGTGGTTGTTAGGTATTCCAGTGGTGTTGCATGAGCAAAATGCGGTTGCAGGCTTGACCAATCAATGGTTGTCAAAGATCGCCAAAAAGGTCTTTCAAGCATTTCCAGGCGCATTTTCGAATGCACCAGTCGTGGGAAATCCTGTACGAGAAGATGTTGTTTCCATTCTTCCTCCTAGAGAAAGGCTGAGTAACCGAAATGGAAACATCCGAATTTTGGTCATGGGTGGTAGCCAAGGTGCGCAAATCTTGAACAGAACTTTGCCTGAGGTGATGTCAAAACTGGGTGAAGGCTACGAGATTCGTCACCAAGCGGGCAAAAACAACCAACAAGAAGTGCAAAGTGCCTATTCTAAGCAGGATGTCGAACATGCTGAGGTCGTTGAGTTCATCGATGATGTTGCAGCAGCTTATCAATGGGCCGATCTACTGGTTTGTCGATCTGGCGCACTGACCGTTTCGGAAGTATCGGCAGCGGGCGTCGGCGCTATTTTTATTCCTTTTATGCACAAAGACAGACAGCAAGCGTTAAATGCTGACCACCTTGTAGAGTGTGGTGCTGCGAAAATGATTGAGCAACAAGAACTCACGGTAGACAAGTTGACCGCTCAAATTCGGACTTTAGATCGCTCGACGCTTATGTCGATGGCGAATAAAGCCAGAGAAGCGGCAAAACTGGATGCTGACCAAGTGGTTGCTGACGCTATCATTGCGCTAACAAAATAA
- a CDS encoding penicillin-binding transpeptidase domain-containing protein, producing MSTKKITPVKKQDVEQPQTLIRWRFYVVLFCVFAAFAALVGRIAYIQIIEPDNLIKQGDLRSVRAKTLHSARGIISDRNGEPLAVSVPVEAVWADPVTIFKQGGLQDIDRWHALADVLGLKRDDLINKINGNKSRRFIYLQRQVSPAMAHYIRELKLAGIGLKAESRRYYPAGEVSAHLVGVTGIDGHGLEGVERSYDKWLTGEAGKRIIRKDRYGRVVENISLEEREEGKPLELTVDQRIQAIAYRAIKQAVADYRATSGSAVVLDVKTGAVLAMVNAPSYNPNNRSDLQSAKMRNRIITDAFEPGSTIKPFVVLAALEQGIANDKTVIDTGGGIMQIGGSRVRDTSKVGKADLTTILKKSSNIGVAKLALDMPLEALLGMYSSVGFGEVSGLNLIGETQGIFPNRRRWSKFEIATLSFGYGLTITPLQLAHAYATLGNLGKYQPIHIIENNEQDFSKQVIGRENARKVLTMLETVTQPGGTATRATVPGYRVAAKTGTSRKAIAGGYGDEYFAYTAGVAPASDPRVALVVVVNEPQGDNYYGGSVAAPVFAEILKGTLQILNVAPDENRFKEK from the coding sequence ATGAGCACTAAAAAAATCACTCCAGTAAAAAAACAAGATGTCGAGCAGCCACAAACGCTGATTCGTTGGCGTTTTTACGTGGTTCTCTTTTGCGTCTTTGCTGCCTTTGCGGCGTTGGTTGGACGTATTGCTTACATCCAAATCATTGAGCCTGATAATTTAATTAAGCAGGGAGACTTGCGATCTGTTAGGGCGAAGACCCTCCATTCTGCTCGTGGAATCATTTCGGATCGCAATGGTGAGCCGCTTGCTGTCAGTGTTCCGGTTGAAGCGGTCTGGGCGGATCCGGTGACGATATTTAAGCAAGGTGGACTTCAAGACATCGATCGCTGGCATGCGCTAGCAGACGTGTTGGGTTTAAAGCGTGATGATCTCATTAATAAAATCAACGGAAACAAATCTCGTCGTTTTATCTATCTTCAGCGTCAGGTCAGTCCGGCAATGGCGCATTACATACGTGAGCTTAAGCTGGCTGGTATCGGGCTTAAAGCGGAGTCTCGTCGTTATTATCCTGCCGGTGAAGTCAGTGCACACTTAGTGGGTGTGACGGGTATTGATGGGCATGGCCTTGAAGGTGTTGAGAGAAGTTACGATAAATGGCTGACAGGCGAAGCAGGTAAGCGAATTATCCGTAAAGATCGATATGGTCGAGTGGTCGAGAATATTTCTCTAGAAGAACGGGAAGAGGGTAAGCCTCTGGAACTGACCGTTGATCAGCGCATTCAGGCGATTGCGTATCGAGCTATTAAGCAGGCGGTCGCTGATTACCGAGCTACATCGGGTTCGGCAGTGGTTTTGGATGTGAAAACAGGGGCCGTACTTGCGATGGTCAATGCGCCGTCCTACAACCCAAACAATCGTTCTGACTTGCAGTCGGCGAAGATGCGTAACCGAATCATTACAGATGCATTTGAACCGGGTTCGACCATAAAGCCTTTCGTGGTTCTGGCTGCACTAGAGCAAGGTATCGCGAATGATAAAACCGTGATTGATACGGGGGGAGGTATCATGCAGATTGGTGGAAGCCGAGTGCGAGATACGTCAAAAGTGGGTAAGGCAGACTTAACGACGATTCTTAAAAAGTCGAGTAACATTGGTGTGGCAAAGCTGGCGTTAGATATGCCATTGGAAGCCTTGCTTGGGATGTATAGCTCCGTTGGGTTTGGTGAAGTGTCGGGCTTGAATCTGATTGGCGAAACCCAAGGTATTTTCCCAAATCGACGTCGCTGGTCAAAATTTGAGATTGCAACGCTCTCATTTGGTTACGGCTTGACGATCACTCCGCTTCAACTTGCCCACGCTTATGCCACTTTGGGTAATTTAGGTAAGTATCAGCCGATTCATATTATTGAAAACAACGAGCAGGATTTTTCGAAACAGGTCATAGGCCGAGAGAATGCTCGTAAAGTGCTCACCATGCTCGAAACGGTAACACAACCGGGCGGTACAGCGACGAGAGCTACTGTACCTGGCTATAGAGTTGCTGCAAAAACAGGAACCTCACGTAAAGCGATTGCTGGTGGTTATGGTGATGAGTACTTTGCCTACACCGCTGGCGTTGCACCTGCAAGTGATCCACGAGTCGCACTGGTTGTCGTTGTCAATGAACCTCAAGGTGACAACTACTATGGTGGCTCGGTCGCTGCACCGGTATTTGCTGAAATATTAAAGGGGACGCTGCAAATACTCAACGTAGCCCCTGATGAGAACAGATTTAAAGAGAAATAA
- the murE gene encoding UDP-N-acetylmuramoyl-L-alanyl-D-glutamate--2,6-diaminopimelate ligase, whose product MSKQITLSTLLSPWVDLSSSRYGDLAISHLELDSRKVTQGVTFVAVKGHAVDGRHYISSAVESGANAVIAQADEERPHAFIETIHGVPVVYINGLNHELSALAGQLYPLDKMQLIGVTGTNGKTTITQLIAQWLELVEQRAAVLGTTGNGFLDALKPAANTTGSAIEIQHTLSELESVGANYTAMEISSHGLVQGRVKTLPFKVGVFTNLSRDHLDYHGTMEEYERAKLSLFTQHHCETAVINVDDAVGQKWAAQLDNAMSVSLKPLNTERAVFATNVVYSEQGISLTFSGLYGEGSLSVPLIGEFNASNVLVAFTTILSLGFDKQSLIETAHLLTPVLGRMELFKAQGKAKVVVDYAHTPDALEKALLALRVHCKGKLWAIFGCGGDRDAGKRPMMAEIGERLADQVILTDDNPRSESPQRIVNDMLEGMSQPEKAVVEHDRFKALQHAVSQGSEDDIILLAGKGHEDYQVLATETIHYSDRESAQQLLEATL is encoded by the coding sequence ATGTCTAAACAAATCACACTGTCGACATTACTTTCGCCATGGGTAGATTTATCTTCTTCCCGTTATGGCGACCTCGCTATCTCTCACTTAGAGTTAGACAGCAGAAAAGTGACTCAAGGTGTTACTTTCGTCGCTGTGAAAGGTCACGCGGTTGATGGTCGTCATTATATATCGTCGGCCGTTGAATCTGGTGCTAATGCCGTGATTGCACAAGCAGACGAAGAACGACCACACGCTTTTATCGAAACCATTCATGGTGTTCCTGTCGTGTATATTAACGGATTAAATCATGAGCTTTCTGCATTGGCAGGGCAGCTCTATCCGCTTGATAAGATGCAGTTGATAGGTGTCACTGGCACCAATGGAAAAACCACCATTACACAGTTGATTGCTCAGTGGCTTGAACTGGTCGAGCAACGAGCAGCGGTATTAGGAACGACGGGTAATGGCTTTCTGGATGCATTGAAACCTGCTGCCAATACGACGGGTAGCGCAATCGAAATTCAGCACACCTTGTCGGAATTGGAAAGCGTTGGCGCAAATTACACGGCAATGGAGATTTCGTCCCATGGCTTGGTTCAAGGAAGAGTAAAAACACTGCCATTTAAAGTGGGTGTATTTACGAACCTGAGCCGTGATCATCTCGATTACCATGGAACAATGGAAGAGTACGAGCGAGCAAAGTTATCACTCTTTACTCAACATCATTGTGAAACTGCAGTCATTAATGTGGATGATGCAGTCGGACAAAAATGGGCTGCGCAGCTTGATAATGCTATGTCTGTTTCGCTCAAGCCTTTGAATACGGAAAGAGCGGTCTTCGCTACCAACGTCGTTTATTCAGAGCAAGGTATCTCCCTCACGTTTTCCGGACTTTATGGCGAAGGTTCACTATCAGTACCGCTGATTGGTGAGTTTAATGCCAGCAATGTTTTGGTTGCGTTTACGACGATACTCTCGCTTGGTTTTGATAAGCAAAGTCTGATTGAGACTGCCCATTTATTGACGCCAGTTTTAGGCAGAATGGAGCTTTTTAAAGCACAGGGGAAAGCAAAAGTTGTGGTTGATTACGCGCATACCCCCGATGCTCTAGAGAAAGCACTGTTGGCTTTGCGAGTTCATTGTAAAGGTAAACTTTGGGCTATTTTTGGTTGTGGCGGTGACCGAGACGCAGGCAAACGCCCGATGATGGCTGAGATTGGAGAGCGACTGGCTGACCAAGTCATCCTCACCGACGATAACCCGCGTAGCGAATCACCACAACGCATTGTGAATGACATGCTGGAAGGGATGAGCCAACCGGAAAAAGCCGTGGTAGAGCATGACCGATTCAAAGCGTTGCAACATGCAGTGTCGCAGGGTAGCGAGGACGATATTATCCTGCTTGCCGGAAAAGGCCACGAAGATTATCAAGTGCTTGCAACCGAAACCATTCACTATTCTGACCGAGAATCTGCACAGCAGTTACTGGAGGCGACGTTATGA
- a CDS encoding UDP-N-acetylmuramoyl-tripeptide--D-alanyl-D-alanine ligase, with translation MITLMLSQLADVLDAQLIGQDVAIDKVSTDTRTIDSGSLFVALVGERFDAHDFANAAIEAGASALLVSKSIDADIPQLLVEDTKIALGLIGKFVHQVCQTPTVAITGSCGKTTVKEMVASIMAQKGQVLFTAGNFNNDIGVPLTLLRSTPEDDFAVIELGANHIGEIAYTTQLVQPDVALVNNVAAAHLEGFGSIDGVKQAKGEIYQGLQSGSVAIVNLDSNGGAYWEEILADKSVKTFSVTDANADFFARDVTVNDNGEASFTLVTSETECAMKLNIIGQHNVANALAATALALELGATMEMIQLGLASLGKVKGRVEAVNLSDHVKLIDDSYNASVPAMKAAADLLSGFKGVRWLILGNMAELGEESLALHRQVGEHAAPFKFEHVLTYGADAKAISDVCQGTHFDTHESMIEFIKLQLNQHQEPQTLLVKGANSAGMSKIAGALKEMYS, from the coding sequence ATGATCACCTTAATGTTATCTCAGCTGGCTGACGTATTGGATGCACAGCTTATTGGTCAAGATGTGGCGATTGATAAAGTTTCTACAGACACCAGAACCATTGATTCAGGATCTTTGTTTGTGGCTTTAGTTGGAGAGCGATTTGACGCGCACGATTTTGCAAACGCTGCAATTGAAGCAGGTGCGAGTGCTTTGCTTGTCAGTAAGTCGATTGATGCTGATATCCCCCAACTACTGGTTGAAGATACGAAGATTGCGTTAGGGCTCATCGGAAAATTTGTTCATCAAGTTTGCCAGACGCCTACCGTAGCAATTACCGGAAGCTGCGGTAAAACAACGGTAAAAGAGATGGTTGCAAGCATTATGGCACAAAAAGGTCAGGTGCTTTTTACCGCAGGTAACTTCAACAACGATATTGGCGTACCGTTAACGCTTCTTCGCTCAACGCCTGAAGATGATTTTGCTGTGATTGAACTCGGGGCAAATCATATTGGTGAGATTGCTTACACTACTCAGCTTGTTCAGCCAGATGTTGCTCTAGTCAACAATGTAGCCGCGGCGCATTTAGAAGGTTTTGGCTCTATTGACGGCGTCAAACAGGCAAAAGGTGAAATCTACCAGGGTTTGCAATCTGGCTCAGTAGCCATCGTAAACCTTGATAGCAATGGTGGTGCGTATTGGGAAGAGATTCTGGCTGATAAATCGGTGAAAACATTCTCCGTGACAGATGCCAATGCTGATTTCTTTGCTCGTGATGTTACTGTGAACGACAATGGAGAAGCATCGTTTACCCTTGTTACATCTGAAACCGAATGTGCCATGAAGCTGAATATCATTGGTCAGCATAACGTTGCCAACGCGTTAGCTGCGACTGCGTTGGCTTTGGAACTCGGCGCAACAATGGAAATGATCCAGCTCGGTCTTGCCAGTTTGGGTAAGGTGAAAGGCCGAGTGGAAGCGGTGAATCTCAGTGATCACGTTAAGTTGATTGATGACAGCTATAACGCCAGTGTGCCCGCTATGAAAGCCGCCGCTGATCTACTCAGTGGCTTTAAAGGGGTTCGTTGGTTAATTTTGGGTAATATGGCCGAGTTAGGCGAGGAAAGTCTTGCACTTCACCGCCAAGTCGGGGAACATGCTGCCCCATTCAAATTTGAACACGTGCTGACTTATGGCGCTGATGCAAAAGCAATCAGTGATGTTTGCCAAGGTACGCACTTTGATACTCATGAGAGTATGATTGAGTTTATTAAGCTCCAGCTAAATCAGCACCAAGAACCTCAGACTTTATTAGTCAAAGGGGCGAACAGTGCGGGTATGAGTAAAATAGCTGGCGCTTTAAAGGAGATGTATTCATGA
- the ftsL gene encoding cell division protein FtsL gives MSKQKHNLAKVIAFDLVTVGRVPLVLLTLIFTSAMGVVFTTHHTRQAVTEKDQALVERERLDGEWRNLILEETALAEHSRVQAIAKQDLEMQRPESDKEVIIHLP, from the coding sequence ATGAGTAAGCAAAAGCATAATTTAGCCAAAGTGATTGCATTCGACCTAGTTACAGTAGGTCGAGTGCCACTAGTATTACTTACGCTGATCTTTACTAGTGCGATGGGGGTTGTGTTTACCACGCACCATACGCGACAGGCTGTAACTGAAAAAGACCAAGCCTTAGTAGAGCGCGAGAGGCTAGATGGCGAGTGGCGTAACTTGATTCTTGAAGAAACCGCATTAGCTGAGCATAGCCGTGTTCAAGCGATAGCCAAACAGGACCTCGAAATGCAGCGTCCTGAATCCGACAAAGAAGTCATTATTCATCTCCCATGA
- the ftsW gene encoding cell division protein FtsW, with translation MHIKNLFGRIKRWITTASPEALFDRQLVWISLGLMLTGLVMVTSASFPISSRLTDQPFHFMFRHAVFLLLAIGVSSVVVQVPLKRWFQHSMWLLLISVGLLIVVLVAGKSVNGASRWIPLGLFNLQPAEVAKLSLFIFMSGYLVRKSEEVKSSFFSGFIKPIIVFATLAFLLLLQPDLGTVVVMLVTLFGMLFIAGAKLTQFIALMVVGLAAVASLIYFEPYRWRRVTSFLDPWEDPFGSGYQLTQSLMAFGRGEWFGQGLGNSIQKLEYLPEAHTDFVFAVLAEELGFVGVVLALVLIFSLVIKAIMIGRKAFENGEQFGGYLSFGIGIWFAFQTLINVGAAAGMVPTKGLTLPLISYGGSSLIIMAVAVSILLRIDHECRLTADVDAEDVENEQIETDERK, from the coding sequence ATGCATATAAAGAACCTTTTTGGCCGTATAAAGCGTTGGATAACAACTGCCTCTCCAGAAGCACTGTTTGACAGACAACTGGTGTGGATTTCTCTTGGATTGATGCTGACAGGACTTGTGATGGTGACGTCGGCCTCTTTCCCAATCAGTTCTCGACTAACGGATCAACCATTCCACTTTATGTTCCGCCATGCAGTCTTTCTTTTGCTTGCTATAGGTGTGTCTTCTGTGGTCGTGCAGGTGCCACTCAAACGGTGGTTCCAGCACAGTATGTGGCTGCTGCTCATTTCGGTTGGCTTATTAATTGTTGTGTTAGTAGCCGGAAAGTCCGTGAATGGTGCATCGCGTTGGATACCTTTAGGACTGTTTAACTTGCAGCCAGCAGAAGTCGCGAAGCTTTCCCTGTTTATCTTTATGTCTGGTTATTTGGTCAGAAAAAGCGAAGAGGTTAAGTCGAGCTTTTTTAGCGGCTTTATTAAACCGATCATTGTGTTTGCCACTTTAGCATTTTTGCTGCTGCTTCAGCCTGACTTGGGCACTGTAGTCGTTATGTTGGTGACGCTGTTTGGTATGTTGTTTATTGCCGGAGCGAAACTGACGCAGTTCATAGCGCTCATGGTGGTTGGTCTGGCTGCAGTCGCCTCGCTTATATACTTTGAGCCGTATCGCTGGAGACGTGTGACCTCTTTCCTTGATCCTTGGGAAGACCCTTTCGGTAGTGGTTACCAGCTCACCCAATCGTTGATGGCATTTGGACGTGGTGAGTGGTTTGGTCAAGGGTTAGGTAACTCGATACAGAAGCTAGAATACCTGCCCGAAGCGCATACTGACTTTGTGTTTGCAGTACTTGCAGAAGAACTTGGTTTTGTGGGCGTGGTGCTTGCTCTGGTCCTTATCTTTAGTTTGGTCATCAAGGCCATTATGATCGGACGAAAAGCCTTCGAGAATGGCGAGCAGTTTGGCGGTTATTTATCGTTTGGTATTGGTATTTGGTTTGCTTTTCAGACATTGATCAATGTTGGTGCAGCCGCAGGTATGGTACCAACGAAAGGTTTAACATTGCCGCTTATCAGTTATGGTGGTTCGAGCTTAATAATTATGGCTGTCGCGGTATCCATTTTATTGCGAATAGACCATGAATGCCGACTAACGGCTGACGTTGACGCTGAAGATGTGGAAAACGAACAGATAGAAACAGATGAAAGAAAATAA